A region of Syngnathoides biaculeatus isolate LvHL_M chromosome 20, ASM1980259v1, whole genome shotgun sequence DNA encodes the following proteins:
- the kmt2e gene encoding inactive histone-lysine N-methyltransferase 2E isoform X1, whose amino-acid sequence MSIVIPTGVDTAVDASYVDMAAGSEPESVEASPVVVEKSSYPHQIYSSSSHHSHSYIGLPYADHNYGARPPPTPPASPPPSMLIRQGDGGLFVPGGQDEASTGTTLSTSEDGSYGADITRCICGFTHDDGYMICCDKCSAWQHIDCMGIDRQNIPETYLCERCQPRHLDRERAILLQTRKRECLSVDGDTSATESGDEVPLELYSTFQHTPTTITLTTGRLGNKQVDKKRKKSGEKEPPASSARAKKAFREGSRKSSRVKGAAPEQEPTEHPALWENKIKTWMERYEEASSNQYSEDVQVLLRVKEQGGGKSLAYNTHPASFKPPVESQVQKNKKIIKAVRDLAPDSLIIEYRGKFMLRQQFEANGYFFKRPYPFVLFYSKFDGLEMCVDARCFGNEARFVRRSCTPNAEVRHVVEDGMLHLYIYSLRPISKGTEITIGFDYDFGSCKYKVDCACVKGNPECPVLKHNLEPTENLGAGGRRRNSRKDKDPGREDLGQNQNMGVDCEGKGKNLGDCKQRKLSPLRLSISNNQDPDLFEDLEDKTSVSNEVEMESEEQIAERRKKMTREERKMEAILQAFARMEKREKRREQALERIGSVKPELGGRSDIKEEPPATPETVDSPSVVQPPLLEVKEEPGLKPAKVKGSRTRKSFSRNRTHIGQQRRRARTISACSDLAPGSPVEPVEPPSAEPLEGEPPSAPEPEAVPAQPPDASPPQSSSPAPDRNRSGSKNFKTKKHFVSEWVGEKQPDRLAARTPEPTPERPLRISSDPEVLATQLNALPGLACSPQVYSTPKHYVRFSSPFLANRSPTTPGVPTGRRRSRELPETPPTTGSCKKRWLKQALEEEGSTSPARRPSLFVPSEGPLSPGINGDSDSPLPYNGSLSLPELPTPLKKRRLSPLDACMSESSTPYGSPCATPTRADQSEASAPPVLTSTPLRPRTEEPVVEHFASTPTQTFATQESESSTESSPDVSTKASLFEVSNQAERPPSLIPSPSIRTPGSDGLPPEAKTSVPESPQLPPVVDCAEAADERADVGAAEGSGGSEASSSAETCTSSSFPGWIKSPERCPPAPGLSFSPVNSNLRDLTPSHTLEPLQAPFRPDAPAGPAALTAASQPPFGESQGPLFYPCTEDGSAAGYSRSLNGDEGGGSAQNPPQKKKVSLLEYRKRQREARRSGSKTDCGSPLSTVPPLSMELFPIVAMETSSEASLPLPPPPPPPPPPSSAALCSAKEASTAEESEGAGEREGGEGQWTSSTSVEQARERGYHRALLLSKDKDADCDAEDGETPTPRDCASPGPQKTPTHAPASPGPVASVLPSSWKEEDGDGPPRAANQTLQLPAKSKSAPVTPTKLHPLPPSSPVHYPAHLHAQPQGSPYRSQRSLFPSQSQNQSAGQAPAPSFVQYNVQGAPPPPPPPPPPAPPASTSYFPAQTAPPTGPFPGFKATVTPSYPPGSQTLMQTLPRGVHYQNSDAPPPPPPPPPPHPISGPALLHVNLQPAPIQQIMLTAAPTLAQGQPSTQQQPPLSLTPPPPPPPPPPNPSGGTQMQPHHFQNLAGFQTTLLTNPSVPPSAYPPSLQQTGLPPPPPPPPQQTQQGSATVATTKLPAGARGAPASSTPFHTSGYLSTGWH is encoded by the exons ATGAGCATAGTCATCCCCACGGGGGTGGACACAGCAGTAGACGCCTCGTACGTGGATATGGCGGCGGGCTCGGA ACCAGAGTCAGTGGAGGCCAGCCCCGTGGTGGTAGAAAAGTCCAGCTACCCGCACCAGATCTACAGTAGCAGCTCTCACCATTCCCACAGCTACATCGGCCTGCCTTATGCT GACCATAACTATGGGGCGCGGCCCCCGCCCACGCCGCCGGCCTCGCCTCCCCCCTCTATGTTGATCCGGCAGGGCGATGGCGGGTTGTTTGTTCCGGGCGGCCAGGACGAAGCATCCACGGGCACCACGCTCAGCACCTCCGAGGATGGCAGCTACGGGGCCGACATCACCCGCTGCATCTGCGGCTTCACGCACGACGACGGCTACATGATCTGCTGCGACAAATGCAG CGCCTGGCAGCACATTGACTGCATGGGCATCGACAGGCAGAACATTCCTGAGACGTACCTGTGCGAGCGCTGCCAGCCGAGACACCTGGATCGCGAGAGGGCCATTCTCCTGCAGACGAGGAAACGGGAATGTTTGTCAG TAGATGGGGACACTAGCGCCACGGAGAGTGGGGATGAGGTGCCTCTGGAGCTCTACTCAACCTTCCAGCACACGCCCACCACCATCACCCTCACCACCGGGCGCCTCGGCAACAAGCAAGTGGATAAGAAGCGCAAGAAGAGTGGCGAAAAGGAACCCCCGGCATCTTCTGCACGAGCCAAGAAG GCCTTTCGAGAGGGCTCCAGAAAGTCCTCAAGAGTGAAG GGCGCCGCTCCCGAGCAGGAGCCGACGGAGCACCCGGCGCTGTGGGAGAACAAGATCAAGACGTGGATGGAGCGCTACGAGGAGGCCAGCAGCAATCAGTACAGCGAGGACGTGCAGGTGCTGCTGCGCGTCAAGGAGCAAGGCGGCGGCAAGAGTCTGGCTTACAACACGCACCCGGCCTCCTTCAAGCCCCCGGTGGAG AGTCAAGttcaaaagaacaagaagatCATCAAGGCCGTGAGGGACTTGGCCCCGGATTCCCTCATCATCGAGTACAGGGGCAAATTTATGCTTCGACAGCAGTTTGAAGCCAATGGATACTTCTTCAAAAG ACCTTATCCCTTCGTGTTATTTTACTCGAAATTCGACGGGCTGGAGATGTGCGTGGACGCGCGTTGCTTTGGCAACGAGGCGCGTTTCGTCCGCCGCTCCTGCACCCCGAACGCCGAG GTGCGGCACGTCGTTGAAGACGGCATGTTGCATTTGTACATCTATTCGCTGAGGCCCATCAGCAAAGGCACAGAGATCACCATCGGTTTCGATTACGACTTCGGCAGCTG TAAATACAAGGTGGACTGCGCCTGCGTGAAGGGCAACCCCGAGTGCCCCGTGCTCAAGCACAACCTGGAGCCCACCGAGAACCTGGGGGCCGGGGGCCGGCGGCGGAACAGCCGCAAGGACAAGGACCCTGGCCGGGAGGACCTGGGCCAGAACCAGAACATGGGCGTGGACTGCGAGGGGAAGGGCAAGAACTTGGGCGACTGCAAGCAGAGGAAACTCTCTCCGCTCCGGCTCTCCATATCAAACAACCaa GATCCTGACTTATTTGAGGATCTAGAAGACAAAACGTCCGTTAGCAATGAAGTAGAGATGGAGTCAGAGGAACAGATTGCGGAGAGGAGGAAAAAGATG ACGCGAGAGGAGCGGAAGATGGAGGCCATCCTGCAGGCCTTCGCGCGCATGGAAAAGCGGGAGAAGAGGCGGGAGCAGGCGCTGGAACGGATCGGCAGCGTCAAGCCCGAGCTCGGGGGGCGCAGCGACATCAAGGAGGAGCCGCCGGCCACTCCGGAGACGGTGGACTCCCCGTCGGTCGTACAG CCGCCTCTTCTTGAGGTGAAAGAGGAGCCGGGGTTGAAGCCAGCCAAGGTCAAAGGCTCGCGGACCAGGAAAAGCTTCTCCAGGAACCGCACGCACATCGGCCAGCAGCGGCGGCGAGCCCGCACCATCAGCGCCTGCTCCGACTTGGCCCCGGGCTCGCCGGTGGAGCCCGTGGAGCCTCCGAGCGCCGAACCCCTCGAGGGGGAGCCCCCTAGTGCGCCGGAGCCCGAGGCGGTTCCCGCCCAGCCGCCGGACGCGAGCCCCCCGCAGAGCAGCTCGCCGGCGCCCGACCGTAACCGCTCCGGGAGCAAGAATTTTAAAACTAAAAAG CACTTTGTCAGCGAGTGGGTGGGCGAGAAGCAGCCGGATCGCTTGGCGGCGCGCACCCCGGAGCCGACGCCCGAGCGTCCGCTGCGGATAAGCAGCGACCCCGAAGTCCTCGCCACCCAGCTCAATGCCCTGCCGGGGCTGGCGTGTTCGCCGCAGGTGTACAGCACGCCCAAACACTACGTCCGCTTCTCCTCGCCCTTCCTGGCCAACCGCAGCCCCACCACACCCGGCGTCCCCACCGGGAGGCGGCGCTCCAGAGAACTGCCCGAAACGCCGCCAACCACCGGTTCCTGCAAGAAG CGATGGTTAAAGCAGGCGCTGGAAGAGGAGGGATCCACCAGTCCAGCCAGACGACCCAGTCTCTTTGTGCCCAGTGAGGGTCCTCTGAGCCCCGGCATTAACGGAGACTCAGACAGTCCCCTGCCCTACAACGGCTCCCTTTCGCTGCCAG AGTTACCCACGCCTTTGAAAAAGCGCCGCTTGAGTCCGCTGGATGCCTGCATGTCGGAGAGCTCCACGCCCTACGGCTCCCCTTGTGCCACACCCACCCGGGCCGACCAATCGGAGGCGTCCGCGCCGCCCGTGCTGACGTCCACGCCGCTGAGGCCTCGGACCGAGGAGCCCGTAGTGGAGCATTTCGCCAGCACCCCAACGCAAACGTTTGCAACTCAGGAG AGCGAATCATCAACGGAAAGCTCGCCAGACGTCAGCACGAAAGCGAGTTTGTTCGAGGTCAGCAACCAGGCAGAACGTCCTCCTTCGCTGATCCCGTCTCCCTCCATCCGGACGCCGGGCTCCGACGGTCTCCCGCCCGAAGCCAAGACGTCGGTGCCCGAGAGTCCGCAGCTGCCCCCGGTCGTAGACTGTGCAGAAGCGGCGGACGAGCGGGCGGATGTCGGGGCGGCAGAGGGCAGCGGGGGCAGCGAGGCTTCCTCCTCTGCAGAAACGTGCACTTCCTCGTCTTTCCCCGGCTGGATCAAGAGCCCGGAGAGGTGCCCGCCGGCACCCGGCCTCAGCTTCTCCCCCGTCAATTCGAACCTTAGGGACCTCACCCCCTCCCACACCTTGGAGCCCCTGCAGGCTCCTTTCAGACCCGACGCCCCGGCAGGCCCCGCAGCCTTAACGGCGGCCTCCCAGCCGCCCTTCGGCGAGAGCCAGGGGCCCCTCTTCTACCCCTGCACGGAAGACGGGAGCGCAGCCGGCTACTCGCGGTCGCTCAATGGCGACGAGGGAGGCGGGTCCGCGCAGAATCCCCCGCAGAAAAAGAAG GTCTCCCTGCTGGAATACAGGAAGCGGCAGCGCGAAGCTCGCCGCAGTGGCTCCAAGACGGACTGCGGCTCTCCCCTGTCCACCGTGCCCCCTTTGAGCATGGAGCTTTTCCCCATTGTCGCCATGGAAACCAGCAGCGAGGCCTCCTTACctttgccgccgccgcctcctccaccTCCCCCTCCTTCTTCCGCAGCTCTTTGCAGCGCCAAGGAGGCGTCGACCGCGGAGGAGTCGGAGGGCgcgggagagagggaggggggagaGGGGCAATG GACGTCCTCCACGTCTGTCGAGCAGGCTCGCGAGCGCGGTTACCACAGAGCTTTGCTGCTCAGCAAAGACAAAGATGCGG ATTGCGACGCCGAGGATGGAGAGACACCAACGCCGAGGGACTGCGCGTCTCCCGGACCCCAGAAGACCCCCACTCACGCA CCGGCCTCCCCCGGTCCAGTCGCTTCCGTGTTGCCGTCGAGCTGGAAAGAGGAAGATGGTGACGGTCCTCCTCGAGCGGCGAACCAGACCCTGCAGCTGCCCGCCAAGTCCAAATCCGCGCCCGTCACCCCGACCAAGCTGCACCCGCTGCCGCCCTCCTCCCCCGTGCACTACCCGGCGCACCTCCACGCGCAGCCTCAGGGCTCGCCCTACCGCAGCCAGAGGTCGCTCTTTCCCTCCCAGTCTCAAAACCAAAGCGCCGGACAGGCCCCGGCGCCTTCATTCGTCCAGTACAACGTGCAGGGCGCCcctccgcccccgcccccgcctcctccgccgGCGCCGCCCGCCTCCACGTCCTACTTTCCCGCTCAGACCGCTCCCCCGACGGGCCCCTTCCCCGGTTTCAAAGCGACGGTGACACCTTCCTACCCGCCGGGCTCTCAGACCCTGATGCAAACTCTTCCCCGCGGCGTGCACTACCAGAACTCAGATGCCCCGCCtccgcccccgccccctccgcccCCGCACCCCAT
- the kmt2e gene encoding inactive histone-lysine N-methyltransferase 2E isoform X2 produces the protein MSIVIPTGVDTAVDASYVDMAAGSEPESVEASPVVVEKSSYPHQIYSSSSHHSHSYIGLPYADHNYGARPPPTPPASPPPSMLIRQGDGGLFVPGGQDEASTGTTLSTSEDGSYGADITRCICGFTHDDGYMICCDKCSAWQHIDCMGIDRQNIPETYLCERCQPRHLDRERAILLQTRKRECLSDGDTSATESGDEVPLELYSTFQHTPTTITLTTGRLGNKQVDKKRKKSGEKEPPASSARAKKAFREGSRKSSRVKGAAPEQEPTEHPALWENKIKTWMERYEEASSNQYSEDVQVLLRVKEQGGGKSLAYNTHPASFKPPVESQVQKNKKIIKAVRDLAPDSLIIEYRGKFMLRQQFEANGYFFKRPYPFVLFYSKFDGLEMCVDARCFGNEARFVRRSCTPNAEVRHVVEDGMLHLYIYSLRPISKGTEITIGFDYDFGSCKYKVDCACVKGNPECPVLKHNLEPTENLGAGGRRRNSRKDKDPGREDLGQNQNMGVDCEGKGKNLGDCKQRKLSPLRLSISNNQDPDLFEDLEDKTSVSNEVEMESEEQIAERRKKMTREERKMEAILQAFARMEKREKRREQALERIGSVKPELGGRSDIKEEPPATPETVDSPSVVQPPLLEVKEEPGLKPAKVKGSRTRKSFSRNRTHIGQQRRRARTISACSDLAPGSPVEPVEPPSAEPLEGEPPSAPEPEAVPAQPPDASPPQSSSPAPDRNRSGSKNFKTKKHFVSEWVGEKQPDRLAARTPEPTPERPLRISSDPEVLATQLNALPGLACSPQVYSTPKHYVRFSSPFLANRSPTTPGVPTGRRRSRELPETPPTTGSCKKRWLKQALEEEGSTSPARRPSLFVPSEGPLSPGINGDSDSPLPYNGSLSLPELPTPLKKRRLSPLDACMSESSTPYGSPCATPTRADQSEASAPPVLTSTPLRPRTEEPVVEHFASTPTQTFATQESESSTESSPDVSTKASLFEVSNQAERPPSLIPSPSIRTPGSDGLPPEAKTSVPESPQLPPVVDCAEAADERADVGAAEGSGGSEASSSAETCTSSSFPGWIKSPERCPPAPGLSFSPVNSNLRDLTPSHTLEPLQAPFRPDAPAGPAALTAASQPPFGESQGPLFYPCTEDGSAAGYSRSLNGDEGGGSAQNPPQKKKVSLLEYRKRQREARRSGSKTDCGSPLSTVPPLSMELFPIVAMETSSEASLPLPPPPPPPPPPSSAALCSAKEASTAEESEGAGEREGGEGQWTSSTSVEQARERGYHRALLLSKDKDADCDAEDGETPTPRDCASPGPQKTPTHAPASPGPVASVLPSSWKEEDGDGPPRAANQTLQLPAKSKSAPVTPTKLHPLPPSSPVHYPAHLHAQPQGSPYRSQRSLFPSQSQNQSAGQAPAPSFVQYNVQGAPPPPPPPPPPAPPASTSYFPAQTAPPTGPFPGFKATVTPSYPPGSQTLMQTLPRGVHYQNSDAPPPPPPPPPPHPISGPALLHVNLQPAPIQQIMLTAAPTLAQGQPSTQQQPPLSLTPPPPPPPPPPNPSGGTQMQPHHFQNLAGFQTTLLTNPSVPPSAYPPSLQQTGLPPPPPPPPQQTQQGSATVATTKLPAGARGAPASSTPFHTSGYLSTGWH, from the exons ATGAGCATAGTCATCCCCACGGGGGTGGACACAGCAGTAGACGCCTCGTACGTGGATATGGCGGCGGGCTCGGA ACCAGAGTCAGTGGAGGCCAGCCCCGTGGTGGTAGAAAAGTCCAGCTACCCGCACCAGATCTACAGTAGCAGCTCTCACCATTCCCACAGCTACATCGGCCTGCCTTATGCT GACCATAACTATGGGGCGCGGCCCCCGCCCACGCCGCCGGCCTCGCCTCCCCCCTCTATGTTGATCCGGCAGGGCGATGGCGGGTTGTTTGTTCCGGGCGGCCAGGACGAAGCATCCACGGGCACCACGCTCAGCACCTCCGAGGATGGCAGCTACGGGGCCGACATCACCCGCTGCATCTGCGGCTTCACGCACGACGACGGCTACATGATCTGCTGCGACAAATGCAG CGCCTGGCAGCACATTGACTGCATGGGCATCGACAGGCAGAACATTCCTGAGACGTACCTGTGCGAGCGCTGCCAGCCGAGACACCTGGATCGCGAGAGGGCCATTCTCCTGCAGACGAGGAAACGGGAATGTTTGTCAG ATGGGGACACTAGCGCCACGGAGAGTGGGGATGAGGTGCCTCTGGAGCTCTACTCAACCTTCCAGCACACGCCCACCACCATCACCCTCACCACCGGGCGCCTCGGCAACAAGCAAGTGGATAAGAAGCGCAAGAAGAGTGGCGAAAAGGAACCCCCGGCATCTTCTGCACGAGCCAAGAAG GCCTTTCGAGAGGGCTCCAGAAAGTCCTCAAGAGTGAAG GGCGCCGCTCCCGAGCAGGAGCCGACGGAGCACCCGGCGCTGTGGGAGAACAAGATCAAGACGTGGATGGAGCGCTACGAGGAGGCCAGCAGCAATCAGTACAGCGAGGACGTGCAGGTGCTGCTGCGCGTCAAGGAGCAAGGCGGCGGCAAGAGTCTGGCTTACAACACGCACCCGGCCTCCTTCAAGCCCCCGGTGGAG AGTCAAGttcaaaagaacaagaagatCATCAAGGCCGTGAGGGACTTGGCCCCGGATTCCCTCATCATCGAGTACAGGGGCAAATTTATGCTTCGACAGCAGTTTGAAGCCAATGGATACTTCTTCAAAAG ACCTTATCCCTTCGTGTTATTTTACTCGAAATTCGACGGGCTGGAGATGTGCGTGGACGCGCGTTGCTTTGGCAACGAGGCGCGTTTCGTCCGCCGCTCCTGCACCCCGAACGCCGAG GTGCGGCACGTCGTTGAAGACGGCATGTTGCATTTGTACATCTATTCGCTGAGGCCCATCAGCAAAGGCACAGAGATCACCATCGGTTTCGATTACGACTTCGGCAGCTG TAAATACAAGGTGGACTGCGCCTGCGTGAAGGGCAACCCCGAGTGCCCCGTGCTCAAGCACAACCTGGAGCCCACCGAGAACCTGGGGGCCGGGGGCCGGCGGCGGAACAGCCGCAAGGACAAGGACCCTGGCCGGGAGGACCTGGGCCAGAACCAGAACATGGGCGTGGACTGCGAGGGGAAGGGCAAGAACTTGGGCGACTGCAAGCAGAGGAAACTCTCTCCGCTCCGGCTCTCCATATCAAACAACCaa GATCCTGACTTATTTGAGGATCTAGAAGACAAAACGTCCGTTAGCAATGAAGTAGAGATGGAGTCAGAGGAACAGATTGCGGAGAGGAGGAAAAAGATG ACGCGAGAGGAGCGGAAGATGGAGGCCATCCTGCAGGCCTTCGCGCGCATGGAAAAGCGGGAGAAGAGGCGGGAGCAGGCGCTGGAACGGATCGGCAGCGTCAAGCCCGAGCTCGGGGGGCGCAGCGACATCAAGGAGGAGCCGCCGGCCACTCCGGAGACGGTGGACTCCCCGTCGGTCGTACAG CCGCCTCTTCTTGAGGTGAAAGAGGAGCCGGGGTTGAAGCCAGCCAAGGTCAAAGGCTCGCGGACCAGGAAAAGCTTCTCCAGGAACCGCACGCACATCGGCCAGCAGCGGCGGCGAGCCCGCACCATCAGCGCCTGCTCCGACTTGGCCCCGGGCTCGCCGGTGGAGCCCGTGGAGCCTCCGAGCGCCGAACCCCTCGAGGGGGAGCCCCCTAGTGCGCCGGAGCCCGAGGCGGTTCCCGCCCAGCCGCCGGACGCGAGCCCCCCGCAGAGCAGCTCGCCGGCGCCCGACCGTAACCGCTCCGGGAGCAAGAATTTTAAAACTAAAAAG CACTTTGTCAGCGAGTGGGTGGGCGAGAAGCAGCCGGATCGCTTGGCGGCGCGCACCCCGGAGCCGACGCCCGAGCGTCCGCTGCGGATAAGCAGCGACCCCGAAGTCCTCGCCACCCAGCTCAATGCCCTGCCGGGGCTGGCGTGTTCGCCGCAGGTGTACAGCACGCCCAAACACTACGTCCGCTTCTCCTCGCCCTTCCTGGCCAACCGCAGCCCCACCACACCCGGCGTCCCCACCGGGAGGCGGCGCTCCAGAGAACTGCCCGAAACGCCGCCAACCACCGGTTCCTGCAAGAAG CGATGGTTAAAGCAGGCGCTGGAAGAGGAGGGATCCACCAGTCCAGCCAGACGACCCAGTCTCTTTGTGCCCAGTGAGGGTCCTCTGAGCCCCGGCATTAACGGAGACTCAGACAGTCCCCTGCCCTACAACGGCTCCCTTTCGCTGCCAG AGTTACCCACGCCTTTGAAAAAGCGCCGCTTGAGTCCGCTGGATGCCTGCATGTCGGAGAGCTCCACGCCCTACGGCTCCCCTTGTGCCACACCCACCCGGGCCGACCAATCGGAGGCGTCCGCGCCGCCCGTGCTGACGTCCACGCCGCTGAGGCCTCGGACCGAGGAGCCCGTAGTGGAGCATTTCGCCAGCACCCCAACGCAAACGTTTGCAACTCAGGAG AGCGAATCATCAACGGAAAGCTCGCCAGACGTCAGCACGAAAGCGAGTTTGTTCGAGGTCAGCAACCAGGCAGAACGTCCTCCTTCGCTGATCCCGTCTCCCTCCATCCGGACGCCGGGCTCCGACGGTCTCCCGCCCGAAGCCAAGACGTCGGTGCCCGAGAGTCCGCAGCTGCCCCCGGTCGTAGACTGTGCAGAAGCGGCGGACGAGCGGGCGGATGTCGGGGCGGCAGAGGGCAGCGGGGGCAGCGAGGCTTCCTCCTCTGCAGAAACGTGCACTTCCTCGTCTTTCCCCGGCTGGATCAAGAGCCCGGAGAGGTGCCCGCCGGCACCCGGCCTCAGCTTCTCCCCCGTCAATTCGAACCTTAGGGACCTCACCCCCTCCCACACCTTGGAGCCCCTGCAGGCTCCTTTCAGACCCGACGCCCCGGCAGGCCCCGCAGCCTTAACGGCGGCCTCCCAGCCGCCCTTCGGCGAGAGCCAGGGGCCCCTCTTCTACCCCTGCACGGAAGACGGGAGCGCAGCCGGCTACTCGCGGTCGCTCAATGGCGACGAGGGAGGCGGGTCCGCGCAGAATCCCCCGCAGAAAAAGAAG GTCTCCCTGCTGGAATACAGGAAGCGGCAGCGCGAAGCTCGCCGCAGTGGCTCCAAGACGGACTGCGGCTCTCCCCTGTCCACCGTGCCCCCTTTGAGCATGGAGCTTTTCCCCATTGTCGCCATGGAAACCAGCAGCGAGGCCTCCTTACctttgccgccgccgcctcctccaccTCCCCCTCCTTCTTCCGCAGCTCTTTGCAGCGCCAAGGAGGCGTCGACCGCGGAGGAGTCGGAGGGCgcgggagagagggaggggggagaGGGGCAATG GACGTCCTCCACGTCTGTCGAGCAGGCTCGCGAGCGCGGTTACCACAGAGCTTTGCTGCTCAGCAAAGACAAAGATGCGG ATTGCGACGCCGAGGATGGAGAGACACCAACGCCGAGGGACTGCGCGTCTCCCGGACCCCAGAAGACCCCCACTCACGCA CCGGCCTCCCCCGGTCCAGTCGCTTCCGTGTTGCCGTCGAGCTGGAAAGAGGAAGATGGTGACGGTCCTCCTCGAGCGGCGAACCAGACCCTGCAGCTGCCCGCCAAGTCCAAATCCGCGCCCGTCACCCCGACCAAGCTGCACCCGCTGCCGCCCTCCTCCCCCGTGCACTACCCGGCGCACCTCCACGCGCAGCCTCAGGGCTCGCCCTACCGCAGCCAGAGGTCGCTCTTTCCCTCCCAGTCTCAAAACCAAAGCGCCGGACAGGCCCCGGCGCCTTCATTCGTCCAGTACAACGTGCAGGGCGCCcctccgcccccgcccccgcctcctccgccgGCGCCGCCCGCCTCCACGTCCTACTTTCCCGCTCAGACCGCTCCCCCGACGGGCCCCTTCCCCGGTTTCAAAGCGACGGTGACACCTTCCTACCCGCCGGGCTCTCAGACCCTGATGCAAACTCTTCCCCGCGGCGTGCACTACCAGAACTCAGATGCCCCGCCtccgcccccgccccctccgcccCCGCACCCCAT